ACAGGAAGTCAGGATTAAATCACAGGAAGTCAGGATTAAATCAAAGGAAGTCAGGATTAAATCAAAGGAAGTCAGGATTAAATCAAAGGAAGTCAGGATTAAATCACAGGAAATCAGGATTAAATCAAAGGAAGTCAGGATTAAATCACAGGAAATCAGGATTAAATCACAGGAAATCAGGATTAAATCAAAGGAAGTCAGGATTAAATCACAGGAAGTCAGGATTAAATCACAGGAaatcaagattaaatcaaaggaAGTCAGGATTAAATCACAGGAAATCAGGATTAAATCACAGGAAATCAGGATTAAATCAAAGGAAGTCAGGATTAAATCAAAGGAAGTCAGGATTAAATCACAGGAAATCAGGATTAAATCACGGGAAATCAGGATTAAATCACAGGAAGTCAGGATTAAATCACAGGAAGTCAGGATTAAATCAAAGGAAATCAGGATTAAATCACAGGAAGTCAGGATTAAATCACAGGAAGTCAGGATTAAATCACAGGAAGTCAGGATTAAATCACAGAAAGTCAGTATTTTAACGGCGTGTTGTCACCGTTGTGGTCGACGACGGGCAGGGCGGAGACGCGGCGGCGGGTGAAGACGCAGAGCGCCGTGATGAGAGGCGTGTCGGGGTGCACGAAGGCGATGTTGGAGTACGTTCCAACGCTCAGATCCTCCAGAGAGCAGCGCATGAAGGCCGGCATCGGCATCTCACACACCTGGGAGCAAATACAGGGAGataaatattaatatatataaatatctgCTGCagaaagttgttgttgttatttaatATGAACATGTTTCCTCACAAACAGCTGCAGGAACTTGAGGATCCTCTTGTGAGTCAGGATGTAAAGGGCGTTCCCGCTGATCGGGTCGATGACCGGCAGACGGTGGATCTGATTCTGGATCAGAGAGGACACCGCCTCCAAGAtactgaggacagaggagagaggagaggaggaagtgatggaataataataataataaatgatatttatatagcgcctttcaagggacccaaggtcgctgtacacggtggacaaacaaaacaaacagacaatcaacgggcaaacaaataaataaataaaggaagCCGGGGGACCAGAAAGGGCTCGGCCCGAAGGCCGGGGTGAACAGGTGTGTTTTAGTGATGATTTGAAGATGTCCAGGGAGGCAGCATTACGGATCTCGGCAGGAAGtgcattccagagggtgggggccgcCACACTGAACGCCCTGTcaccaattttttttttttttttaaagtacggtgtccttgggtgtcatgaaaggcgcctaaaaataaaatgtattattattattattattattattaacagttCGGAGGCGAGAGCAGGGGATGGAGAGCAGGCCCGTGTCTGAGGACCACAGACTCCGAGAAGGGGTGTAGGGATGGAGGAGGTCCGATAAGTACTGGGGGGCGAGGGTACGGGGGACTTGTACGTGAGGAGGAGTGTTTTGTATTGAAtccgggacttgaccggcagccggtggaggtggatgagggtgggggtgatgtggtgcCATGGCTTGGTGTGGGTGGGAAGCCTGGCGGCAGAGTTCTGGACGtattggagcctgtccagggttttgcAATAGTCCAGACGGGATGTGATGAAGGCGTGTACAAGGGTTTCTGCCACAGAGTCAGAGAGAGAAGGCCGGATTCTGGCAATGTTCTTGAGGTGGTAGAAGGCGGATTTGGTGACAGATTTGACGTGCGCCTGGAAAGAGAAGGTGGTGTCCAGGATGACTCCCAGGTTGCGGACTTCAGTGGACGGGGAGATGGAGCCGCCGTCAATGGAGAGAAGCAGGTCTCCAACCTTCTGGAGCTGCGCCTTGGGAGCCACAatcatgagctctgttttattgctgttgatTTTGAGCAGGTTTGATGACATCCAGTTTTTATGGCCTGTAGGCAGTCGACAAGGGATTGAGGGGGAGCCGAGTGGACGGGTTGGTGCAGAGATGGAGctgtgtgtcatcagcataagAGTGAAAGCTGAGACCATGTTGGCGGATGATTTGACCAAGTGGGAGCATGTAGATATTGAATAGGAGGGGTCCAAGCACAGAGCCTTGAGGTACACCTTGGTTGCCTGGGGCGGGAGGGGAGCTGCAGTCACTGATGGTGACAACGTTTTTCCTGTTAGACAGGTAGGACTCGAACCAGGCAAGAGCTGTAATGACAGTTAAAGGAGGTGGGGTTCAACTGTCGGCTTCCTACTCCCGTTTCCTATCCTTGTTTC
This DNA window, taken from Pseudochaenichthys georgianus unplaced genomic scaffold, fPseGeo1.2 scaffold_1818_arrow_ctg1, whole genome shotgun sequence, encodes the following:
- the LOC139433310 gene encoding golgin subfamily A member 6-like protein 22, with product KSQEIRIKSQEVRIKSKEVRIKSQEIRIKSKEVRIKSQEIRIKSQEVRIKSQEVRIKSKEVRIKSKEVRIKSQEIRIKSQEIRIKSKEVRIKSQEVRIKSQEIKIKSKEVRIKSQEIKIKSKEVRIKSQEIRIKSQEIRIKSKEVRIKSKEIRIKSKEVRIKSQEVRIKSQEVRIKSQEVRIKSKEVRIKSKEVRIKSKEVRIKSQEIRIKSKEVRIKSQEIRIKSQEIRIKSKEVRIKSQEVRIKSQEIKIKSKEVRIKSQEIRIKSQEIRIKSKEVRIKSKEVRIKSQEIRIKSREIRIKSQEVRIKSQEVRIKSKEIRIKSQEVRIKSQEVRIKSQEVRIKSQKV